The Oxyura jamaicensis isolate SHBP4307 breed ruddy duck chromosome 16 unlocalized genomic scaffold, BPBGC_Ojam_1.0 oxy16_random_OJ69205, whole genome shotgun sequence sequence GGGACACGAGCAGACACGGGGCATCGGCGTCCCTTGCTCTGCCCCCAAATTCCTCCACACCCCCGCGTCCCCCAGGTGCCATTGGGCAGCCCGGTGACGGTGAAGGTGGAGGGACACGGGGAGGGGACCCTGACGGTGAGTGGCTGGTCCTGGACACCGCCTCCGGTGATTGGCCGGCTCCTGGACACCGCCTCCGGTGATTGGCCGGCTCCTGGACACCGCCTCCCCTCACCGCTGTCCCCAGGTCCTGCGCCAGTTCCGCCTGATGTCACCCCCCAACGCCACCTGCCAGGGGCTGGGCCTGGAGGTGGCCATCACGGGCCCCATCCTCTACCAAGGTGAGGCCCCGCCCCCACTGGCCACGCCCCCACTGGCCACCCCCCCCctggccacgccccctccctGCAAGGCCCGGTCTTTCAAGTGGACGCCTCCCGCAGATGAAGAGGACTACGAGGACTACGAGGAGGAGGCGGAGCTTGAGGGGAGGGTGGAGCCTTCAGGAGGGGCGGAGCCTCCGGAGGGGGTGGGGCCTGCAGGAGGGGCGGGGCTTTCAGAGGCCGCCGCCCCCCTGAGCCCCATGGCCTTGTGGGACGcccggcagcggcggcggcgggacgTGCACGACCCAGGCCGCGAGGTCGCCTTCCTGGTCTGCTTCTGGTGAGAGGCGGGACTTCCTGTCCCTGGGGCGGGGCGACttcctgtggctgcaggaagTTGGGGGCCGGACTTCCTGCTAGACCGGATCTGAGAGAGTTGGACttcctgtggctgcaggaagTTGGGCACAGGActtcctgctgggctgggcctGTGGGAGTTGGACTTCCTGTGTCTGCAGGAAGTTGGGGGCAGGACTTCCTGCTGGGCCGGATATGAGAGGGTTGGACttcct is a genomic window containing:
- the LOC118157974 gene encoding complement C4-like, with product MSPPNATCQGLGLEVAITGPILYQDEEDYEDYEEEAELEGRVEPSGGAEPPEGVGPAGGAGLSEAAAPLSPMALWDARQRRRRDVHDPGREVAFLVCFWRGPGAGLAGMAVVEVSLLSGFRPHQPDLDKVGGTGVPPGGTRG